Below is a genomic region from Ancylomarina subtilis.
CAGCTTCATTTTTGGTAAATTTGAAAACGAAAAAATCCCCAAGAATAGGCTTTTCATTATCAAGATTGTCTTCGTTAAGAATCATAGTAGTTTTCCAACCAAATTCTGATTCGCATAAAAGGCGATTTAATTCGCTATTCGCCTCTGCTTTCCTTTCTGTGGGTGTTTTATCAAATGCATACTCAAAATCGTCATCGCATGATGAGAAGATGGCAAGCATTGCAAAAACATATATTAATAATCTTTTCATAGCTTTAAATTTTAAAAGGTTAAGTTATTAACAGCCGTCTCAATTCTTTTTTGCAGGCTGTATAAATCAATCCCCCATTTTTCTTTGTAATAGGTCGTCACAATATCCACTTTGGCAGTAAACTTATCGTAGCCTTCTTTCCCCTCAGGAGTTAGCACCATTATAGATTGCCAATTCTCATCATACTCTGTGGTAACGGCCCAGGAATACAAATAGGCTTCCCATTCCGACAAATAAACATCACCCTTTTCAGTAGTTAGATTGCCTTGTTCATCTTTCAACTGTGTATTATAAAGTTTTGGCTCATTGCTGTATTTCACCTTATCGAGCATGGCTGCCACAATCTCCACAAAATCCTCATTCTCATTCAACATCGAATATGGGGTAATGAAGCACTGGTAAGACCTACTTTGTCAAGGAAATTTCTAGGCAACTTATATTCCAATGAAATTTCCTTTAATCTGATAAAATCACCCTTTGCTACTCTCTGATCTGAGAAATTGAAGGCATTATAGGTCGATTCCAACTCATAACCATACTTATCGTAGGTACGTTTGTTTGCAATGACAGGAATGTTGGTATGAGCTTCATCACCTGGCATCAACCATCTGTTGTTCATATCTTTTGTTACAGCATCCATATCGCTATATGAAGCATGGAATGATGGATACAGACGAATCACATTTCCAAATTGGTAAGTACAAAATGCATTCAGCTTCCAATTCTTATAGGTAAATACATTCGATAAACCACCTGTTACTTTTGGATCAATAGAACCTTCGTACTTCAAATGAGCAACTGCATCATCCTGAAAATAGACTTGCTCTGTCACCTTACCATTCTCATCGTAGAATTGAGGCATTCCAAGCTCGCTTAAACCTGCAAATGGAATTGAGTATAAACCTCGAACCGGACCACCTTGAATCGCACCACCTTCAGCCTTCACCAAGTCGAAGATCATTGGGCGGTTTTTCAAAGTTGTAATTTCATTTTTATTATAGGCGAAAGTCAGGTTAGATGACCAAGAAAAATCGTTAGTCTCAATATTCTTGGTTCCTAAGCTAAACTCAATACCCTTTGAAGTCATATCAGCATAGTTGGCAAATTTCCAACCTTCTCCACCAATTCCTGATGTTCTCACATAGGCAATCAAATCAAATCCTTTTCTTTGATAAGCATCGACACTTATTGAAATACGGTTAAACAAAGCCATATCAAAACCAATATTGGTTTCGTATTGCTTCTCCCAGGTTAACTCAGAATTCTCAAGTGATTCAATATACATCGCATTATGCTTCTCAGAATCATGAGGTGTTGTTGTAATTTTGTTGCGATAAACAACAGAAGCATTGTTAGCTGGTCCCATAGATGCAGTCAAACCATAAGTTCCTCTAAAAGAAAGATTAGATAACCACTCAACATCTGTAAGATAAGATTCTTCTTTCGCATTCCATTTACCTGAAAGGTTCCATGTAGGTAGGTATCTTGAACTTTTTGCTTGTCCTTACTGGTTAGAACCATCGACACGAGCTGTCGCATTAAAGGTATATTTACCCATATACGAGTAGGCTACATTTGCAAAGGCAGCAACAAATCGATCTCTATATTCTTCCATACCATAATACGAAAATCCTGATTCGTTAGTGGCTTTAATAATGTTAGGATCAGTAAAAGCTACCCCCCCTTTATTATACTGAAAACCATATCCATTAAAGTAATCGTATTGACGATTCACATACTTCAACTCCTGACCCAACATCACATTCACCGAATGAATTTCATCAAAAGTTCTGTTGTAATTCAACATATTTCTGAAGTAGAAATTTTGCATGGAATTGTTTTCCTTATTGTAAAAACCACCATAAGGCAATACTGAAACAGGTCTTGCATTAGGAAGTGAAACATCTTTCCACAAGTATTTGTTACTTTCTGAAATAGATGGATCATCAACACCAGCGTTATAAGCACCAACAACATTTGATCCTTCTTTAATAATATGCTCATTCGAAGATTTCACATAACGAACAGATCCTGTAAAATTATAGTTCAAATACTTATTAAATGTATAATCTACATTCCCCTGAATTGATAAGTCCAAAACATCAAGGTTGATGTAATTGTTCTCATATTCTTCGAGAATATTAAAAGGGGCATAATTCATTCGAACATAGTCATAATTACCATCCTCGTCATAAGGCGTAATGGTACGACTCGTATTCATCGCATAAGAGAAAGGGTTGATATCAAACTCACGTGAATAATTCCCATTTACGGCATCGTTGGTTCTATTGAACGTACCAGGTGTTTTTTGCTGTCTGATAGACCCCTTAGTCTGTAAACCAACTTTAAGTTTATCAGTCACATCAAAATCTCCACGCATATTCACTGTGTAACGATCCACATTATCAGCAACAGTCCATCCATCGTCGTGCAACCAGGATGTAGACACATAAAATTTAGAGGTTTCAGATCCTCCTGAAAAAGAGACCGAATGATTCTGTTGCAATGAATTTCTAAACAAAATATCAAACCAATCGGTGTTTGTTCTTTCGTATTTTTTCAAGAAAGCTGCTCTCGCCTCTGGTGTATTTTCAAGACCATACTCGCCATTCTCATATGAATTGATCTGTTCGTACATCTTATAGAATATACCTCCATCTTTCGATCGCATCATATCGGCGTGATTCAACCATTCTTTATCCTGCATTTCCATGAACATTCCCATTTGTTCCTGAGAGTTCATGATATCGTAATCACCATAATTAGGCTTCATCTTCATGGTAAACTCCGAAGATACTCTGATGGAGTTCTTACCCGTATGACCTTTTTTAGTTGTGATCACAATCACACCATTCATTGCTCTGGCCCCATAAAGTGCTGTTGCTGAAGCATCCTTCAAAATTTGAAAATTTTCGATATCATCGGCATTCAAACCTGCAACTGATGAAGAGATTAAAGTCGCTGCATCACCTGAAGATAATTGGTCAGGTGTAATATCCACCACATCCTCAAGTACGACACCATCAACAACCCAAAGCGGCTTGGTATCTCCATAAATGGACGAAGCACCACGAACACGAATCTTAGGTGCAGCACCAAAGGTTCCTGACACATTCTGTACCGATACACCGGCTACTTTACCTTCAAGCATACGTCCTACATCAGCCACACCGGCAACTTTAGCCTCTTCTGCCTTAAGCACTGTAGCCGAACCTGTAAACAACTTTCTATCGATTTTCTGATAACCTGTTGTTACAACAACCTCAGCCAATTGCTCAGCAGATCCCTTTAACACCAAATCAATGGTAGTTTGATTGGTAACCGCAATCTCCTGAGGTTCCATACCAATAAAGGTAAAAACCAGAACAACATCCCCTGTTGCCGGAATTTCAAGGCTGTAATGCCCATCAAAATCAGTTGACACACCATTGGTTGTCCCTTTAACCACAACAGAAACACCTGGCAAAGGCAATTTAGTATCATCAACAACAGTTCCTTTGATTTCTCTTTTATCCTGTTGAGTCGCCTTTTTTTGCAATAAAGGCTTTATCAGGATAGTTTTGTATTCAACCTCAAAACCCAAACCCGTATCTTCTAATGCTTTAGTTAGTACAGCTTCAACAGTTTCGTTCTGAAAACTTACTGAAATTGGCTTGAGATCTTTAAGCTGAGAAGCATCATACAAAAAGCCCATATCAGTCTGATCCTCGATAACTTTGATCAACTCTTCAAGGCTTGAGTTATTCAACTCAACATTAATTCGACTTTGTGAAAAAATGCTTGCATTGGCCTGTAAGCTAAACACTAACATCAAGACAATTACATTTCTCATAGTTCGTAACATTCTCATCCACCGAATAAAAAAGGTGAATGTGTTTTGAAAAAAGATTTTTTTCATAGATTTGTAAATGGATAGTTAAAATTTGAATACCCTCCACGGTATTCATTATCTGTATTTAGATCGGGAAATGTTGGCGCATTTTCCGATTTTTGGATTAGATTTATTTCATTCTTATTACTACTGCATTATTATTCTCATCAACTTCTGCACCTGAAATTTTTTCAATCATATTTGCCAGAACACTAAAGTCTTCAAAACGATGAAGTTTTCCTGTTAAACGCTTATTCTTCAAATCCGGATTTTGATAAAAAACCTTTATATCATACCAGCGAGAAATTGTTCTCATGATATCTTCCAAACGTTGATCTTCGAATCGGAAATAGCCCTCTACCCAACTGGTATATAGCTCCGTTTCCACCTCTTTACAATCTAAATCCCCACTCAACTTATTCCAACTTGCCTGTTTCCCAGGCTCCAAATAGAGACTCGTCGGTTTATCTTCAGAATTGACAGCAACTTTTACTTTACCACTCACGAGTGTTGTTTGAATACTTTCTTCATCAGCATATGCCATCACATTAAATTTAGTTCCCAACACCTCAACAGAAACATCCTGAACATCAACGATAAAAGCCTGACCATTTTTGGTTACCTCAAAAAAGGCTTCCCCTTTTAATTCAACCCGACGTTCACCTTGTCCGAAATTGACCGGATATCTCAGTTCCGAATCGCAATTCAAATAAACCGTTGTTCCATCGGCCAACTCCAATTGATACTCACCTCCCTTTGCTGTTTTCAAAGTATTATAAACCAATTCCGTTTTCTGTGATGGTGTTTTATTTTCATACTTTAAACCCGCTTTCAGGTATTTTCGAATCTTCACGCCTTGTTCCTCATCGATGGCCTGATCGATCCCCGATTCCAAATCATATGTCTTCCCTGATGAAGTAATCAGTAAAGCTCGATTTTGGTCAGATTCAACAGCTGTGGACATATGGAGTTGTGCCATCTGCTCATTAAATCTTTTCTCACCCAAAAACAACATCACAGTAGCAAGTAGAATAGGCAATGCAATCACAGCTGAATAACTTAAAAATCTTCTGATCTGAATCACTTTAGATTTACTATCCAATTTTCGCATCAACTCGTTAGTGGTATTTGGAACCAGATCCAAATCCAAATCTTCCGCACCTTTCTTAAGAAATGCCTCTGCCTTCTTAAAATAAGTACGATGTTTCAAAGAAGCATTCAACCATTTTTCGAGTACCTCTTCTTCAGTCGAACTAATCTGACCTTTAATTTTTTTCTGGATAATGTTCCAATCAATATTTCCCATTCTCAATAATATCCTAAAGCTTTTAATATAAAATCTCGAGTTCTTAAAACTTGATTTTCCCTAAAGACGTGAAATGTGAAAAAAGGTTAACAAGTTTTAATGTTTTTTTTCAAAAAGAGGACATACAAAAGAAAGTAACACACATAAATCACCTATAACAAAGACACTTAAATGAAAACCAAGTAAGATTTTAAGGTAGCAGAAAGAATAGATGAATTCTTAAAATTTGTATAAAATACTGAAGAGATCAATTAGGAACTCATATTCCGGCAAATGATTTAATAAACTTTTTTTGGAAGATGTGTGAATGAGAAGAGGATAAGAAATTCACGCAGATTAGTCAATTTTTCACGAAGACTATTTTTAGCTCTAAAAACCTGAACCTTGACGGAGCTTACCGAAATATTCAGTTCCTCAGAAATCTCAGAATACTTTAGACCATCAAAAACTGACATCTGATAAACCTCACGACACTGTTCTGGAAGTTCTTCAATAGCCTCCTTAATTTTCTGACTGATATTATCATCAATATCTAAATCCGCAGAATCGGATAATATTTGGGCATCAAAAAGTTTTTGCTTTTTTTTATCCTCAACCTGAACCGAACGCAAATAATCAATACAAGCGTTACGAACCATTAGGAACAAATAGGATCGAAGAGATTTGGAAACCCGGCGAAGTGGATTTTCCCATAACTTGATAAAAACCTCCTGAACGATATCTTCAGCCAAACCAGGACAGCACACGTAAGTTTCTGCAAATCGAAACAAAGGAGCATGGTACTTCTCAAAAAGAATTGCATAAGCCCTCTTATCCCTATTTGCCAAACCAAGTATCAATATTTTTTCCTGATCATTCATGGTCATTAGCAGTCTTTCTCCCGGCATATTACCCTCTGAGAACGGCGAATGTAAAAAAAACTTTCAAGCAACAAAAAAAGCCCAAAAATTAGTAGACCAAACAAAATGTCATTTACAATCAGTTTTATTAAGAATAGAAACCTAACAACTTAAACTTATTATTTACAATAGGAAACCACAGATATAAAACTACACACTCCCTTTTAATAAAGGGATATACACGAAACAATGATAAAGAGAAGACGCATCAAAAACACGGTCCTCAAACTTCCCGTATAGATAACATATTATTAGGTAAATAATGAAAAATTCATACTTATATATATTCAATCTAAATAAATATATTCGGATTTAACTCACAAAACCGCATAACACGATTAAATATAATATTTGACAAGAAGGATAAAAACCATACTTTTAACACTTAATTCAAGTCAGGTATCTGATAAACATTTTGAAAAACATGAAATACAAAACAAGTCTACTGGCAATACTATCGGGACTCTTATTATCCATGCCCTGGTCTTATTCCCTCCTGTTTTTCACGATATTCTTTGCATACTTACCTCTACTAATATTAGAAGAGGAAAGCCACAAACATGACAATCCATACTGGCTGTTCAACTACACATTTTTAGCGTTCCTCATATGGAATTCACTATCGTATTGGTGGGTTGCAGAAGCTCAACTTTTAGGCTCAATTCTTATTATCCTCATCAATTCAGCTCTTCAGGCTACGGTATTTTGGTTAATTTCAATTACAAGAAAACAACTTAAAATATCTATTCTTTTCCCTTTTCTAATCATCAGTTTGGGTTTTGAGTATTTTCACACACAATGGGATTTAGCATGGCCATGGCTCAATTTAGGTAACGCTTTTGCAGCTCAGCCCAAACTCGTTCAATGGTATGAATATACAGGAGTTCGTGGTGGCAGCCTATGGCTCATCCTCTTCAATATTGCGCTCTTTTCCTTATACAAAAAAAGAAATATCAAAAACCTGCTTGGATCACTATTACTGATAGGGCTTCCAATTGGCCTCTCCCTGTATTTGTACAATCAAGATGAGAAACCTATTTCAAGTAAAAGTTTTTCCCTTATTCAGCCCAATCTCGATCCTTATACCGAGAAATTTAATCCTGAAAACGAAGAAAAACATCTTGATGTATTTTTAGAACAGGCAGATTATCTGCTTAATAAAACTGAAACAGATTTTTTATTTGGTCCCGAGACGATGATTCTTCAAGCTATAAACGAAGATGAGCCATTGGAATCCGATTCTTACAAAAAATTATTGAAGCTCAAGCAAAAATACAAGCAAACTGATTTTTTTCTGGGCGTACATAGCTATCAGAAGTTAGGCGATAAAATCCCAGCTGGCAGTCGTTTTAGTTCAGAGGGCAATTATTATTATGAGGCATTTAATTCTGCATTATTACTTGATCGAAATAACAAACCCGACTTTTATCACAAAACGAAACTGGTTCCTCTTTTCGAACGCATGCCCTTTGTGCAATATTTGAGTTTTCTAGGAAAATATTCATTGGAACTTGGCGGCTACAATGGGACTTATAGCAACAGAAATTCAACAAACAATTTCATATTATCGGATTCAATTTCAATTGTCCCCATCGTTTGCTTCGAATCTATCTTTGGAGATTATTGCGCACAAAGAATACCTGAAACCGCAAGTTTTATGTGCATGATCACCAATGATGGCTGGTGGAAAAATTCTATGGGCTATAAATTTCATTTCGATTTTTCACGTTTACGGGCTATCGAAAACAGGAGACAAATTGTTCGAGTTGCTAATAATGGTATTTCAGCACTAATCAATACAAAAGGAGAAATTGAACAAGAAAGTGCATGGTGGGAAAAAGCAATTTTAACTGGTGAAGTGAAACTCTACTTCCGAAAAACATTCTTTTCCGAACATGGTGATTATATGGGACGAATTGCAGCTTTTTTTAGCGTCCTTTTATTAATCTTTGTTAAAATCAGAAGGATAAGTCAACCGAAAGACTAGTTATTTCTCCAGCCTTTTTAATTTTGAAAGGATGAATCTTATTCAGAGATTCAGGATCAACTAAAGCCTTATTTCTAAACTCAATTCTAAAACTAATTTTTCCAGATATGAAGACACGTATTAAAATGACCCTATTAGCTATTCTCAGCATAGGATTAAGTCTACATGCCAAAGCAGATATAAAGACAAAAAATATAACAAAAACCTACACTGCCAGCTCGAATTTAAAAATTGACACACGTTATAGCCGTGTTGAATTCAAGGCTTGGGAGAAAGATGAGATTAAGTTCGATATTGAAATTTCTGCTGAAAGCAATAAGGCTGAAAAGGCTCAAACCATGCTTGATAATATCACTATTGACATGACTGAAGGTGATGACTTAATTATTGCTAAAACAGTATTCGGTGATTTTTTCAGTCTTAAAAAATTGAGCAATTCGATTTTCAACAAGGGTAAAATAAAAGTAGATTACACCATCTACCTTCCGGCTAGCACGCAACTCGATTTGGTTTTGAAAGACTCTCGCACCTACATTTCAAATCATTCCGGGAATATTAAACTTGATTTAGCTTACACTGAATTCACAGCTGAAAACCTATCGGGTAAAAACAACTTCGATTTAAAGTCGAATAGCTTCCTTAAAATTGGTAAAATCAACCAAGCTGAAGTTAATATTGCAGGTTCTGAAATTAATATTGAAGAAGCTAATAAAATCAGTGGTGAAAGCCGTGACTCTGAATACAAGCTGGGGCGTATTGATAATTTGAATATTAAATCGGCTCGCGATAAATTCGATATCAAAGACATTGAAGCCCTTTATGGTTCTTCCAGTCTTTCAAAATTTGACATCAGCCATTTAGGCAGCGAAGTTGATTATGATATTAGCTTTGGTCATCTGTATATTTTCAATGTTGATTATCTATTCTCTTTTGTGAAACTCGATTCAAAATTCGGAAACCTGGGCTTAAGCT
It encodes:
- a CDS encoding FecR family protein, which gives rise to MGNIDWNIIQKKIKGQISSTEEEVLEKWLNASLKHRTYFKKAEAFLKKGAEDLDLDLVPNTTNELMRKLDSKSKVIQIRRFLSYSAVIALPILLATVMLFLGEKRFNEQMAQLHMSTAVESDQNRALLITSSGKTYDLESGIDQAIDEEQGVKIRKYLKAGLKYENKTPSQKTELVYNTLKTAKGGEYQLELADGTTVYLNCDSELRYPVNFGQGERRVELKGEAFFEVTKNGQAFIVDVQDVSVEVLGTKFNVMAYADEESIQTTLVSGKVKVAVNSEDKPTSLYLEPGKQASWNKLSGDLDCKEVETELYTSWVEGYFRFEDQRLEDIMRTISRWYDIKVFYQNPDLKNKRLTGKLHRFEDFSVLANMIEKISGAEVDENNNAVVIRMK
- the lnt gene encoding apolipoprotein N-acyltransferase, which translates into the protein MKYKTSLLAILSGLLLSMPWSYSLLFFTIFFAYLPLLILEEESHKHDNPYWLFNYTFLAFLIWNSLSYWWVAEAQLLGSILIILINSALQATVFWLISITRKQLKISILFPFLIISLGFEYFHTQWDLAWPWLNLGNAFAAQPKLVQWYEYTGVRGGSLWLILFNIALFSLYKKRNIKNLLGSLLLIGLPIGLSLYLYNQDEKPISSKSFSLIQPNLDPYTEKFNPENEEKHLDVFLEQADYLLNKTETDFLFGPETMILQAINEDEPLESDSYKKLLKLKQKYKQTDFFLGVHSYQKLGDKIPAGSRFSSEGNYYYEAFNSALLLDRNNKPDFYHKTKLVPLFERMPFVQYLSFLGKYSLELGGYNGTYSNRNSTNNFILSDSISIVPIVCFESIFGDYCAQRIPETASFMCMITNDGWWKNSMGYKFHFDFSRLRAIENRRQIVRVANNGISALINTKGEIEQESAWWEKAILTGEVKLYFRKTFFSEHGDYMGRIAAFFSVLLLIFVKIRRISQPKD
- a CDS encoding putative zinc-binding metallopeptidase; translation: MLNENEDFVEIVAAMLDKVKYSNEPKLYNTQLKDEQGNLTTEKGDVYLSEWEAYLYSWAVTTEYDENWQSIMVLTPEGKEGYDKFTAKVDIVTTYYKEKWGIDLYSLQKRIETAVNNLTF
- a CDS encoding SusC/RagA family TonB-linked outer membrane protein produces the protein MRNVIVLMLVFSLQANASIFSQSRINVELNNSSLEELIKVIEDQTDMGFLYDASQLKDLKPISVSFQNETVEAVLTKALEDTGLGFEVEYKTILIKPLLQKKATQQDKREIKGTVVDDTKLPLPGVSVVVKGTTNGVSTDFDGHYSLEIPATGDVVLVFTFIGMEPQEIAVTNQTTIDLVLKGSAEQLAEVVVTTGYQKIDRKLFTGSATVLKAEEAKVAGVADVGRMLEGKVAGVSVQNVSGTFGAAPKIRVRGASSIYGDTKPLWVVDGVVLEDVVDITPDQLSSGDAATLISSSVAGLNADDIENFQILKDASATALYGARAMNGVIVITTKKGHTGKNSIRVSSEFTMKMKPNYGDYDIMNSQEQMGMFMEMQDKEWLNHADMMRSKDGGIFYKMYEQINSYENGEYGLENTPEARAAFLKKYERTNTDWFDILFRNSLQQNHSVSFSGGSETSKFYVSTSWLHDDGWTVADNVDRYTVNMRGDFDVTDKLKVGLQTKGSIRQQKTPGTFNRTNDAVNGNYSREFDINPFSYAMNTSRTITPYDEDGNYDYVRMNYAPFNILEEYENNYINLDVLDLSIQGNVDYTFNKYLNYNFTGSVRYVKSSNEHIIKEGSNVVGAYNAGVDDPSISESNKYLWKDVSLPNARPVSVLPYGGFYNKENNSMQNFYFRNMLNYNRTFDEIHSVNVMLGQELKYVNRQYDYFNGYGFQYNKGGVAFTDPNIIKATNESGFSYYGMEEYRDRFVAAFANVAYSYMGKYTFNATARVDGSNQ
- a CDS encoding RNA polymerase sigma factor, with translation MNDQEKILILGLANRDKRAYAILFEKYHAPLFRFAETYVCCPGLAEDIVQEVFIKLWENPLRRVSKSLRSYLFLMVRNACIDYLRSVQVEDKKKQKLFDAQILSDSADLDIDDNISQKIKEAIEELPEQCREVYQMSVFDGLKYSEISEELNISVSSVKVQVFRAKNSLREKLTNLREFLILFSFTHLPKKVY